The genomic stretch TACCTGTGGGTACCGAGACTCCCGGTGCTCGCACGCAGAAAGCAGGGCAGGAGCCTGTTTTTAGGGCAGGTCATGCCCGCACTGTCCCCTGTGCTCATGTCCCTGCATGAAAAACATGCCTCATGCTCAGTGCTGTACCTCCTGGGATGCAGGGACAAACGCAgcacccactccctgccctgcctgttcTCGCTGCATTTCAGTCCTGCCCGGCCCTGGATGCTCTTggcagctccagcacagcccagcagggATGTGCCAGGCTGGGGATGGCTGCCAGCCTGGGGCTCACCTCTACCGAGTGCACGGGAAGAGAGGGCAGATTCAAGGCCCacgggcacagggcaggggggcacagggagcccaaCACCCAGGAAGGCCATAAATATGCAAAGTGCTAATTGCACTGTCATGGGAACACAGCGCCTGATCGGAACGGGGATAAATATTTAGACAGATGCTGTCAGCTCGCCAAGATTTGGCGTTTTTAATATATGTTATCTTATTTAGAGAGCAGGTTTCCAGGGTTTGAGCCTtcctggcacagcccaggcaaGGGCAGGTGGGATGGGCACATGCCGGTGGTGGGGTACAGCACCAAGGGGTGACAAGGGGCAGCCATGATTCTGTGCCCCTCTGCCGACGGGAGATTCCTTCACAGCAAGGGCTTGGCTGATTGACGCTGCTGCTCTAGCCCAGCATCTCGCTGCTAGCACCTGCTATATTTATTAATTTGACATCTTCTGCTGCCAACCCtttggggacagggctggcacggtCCCTTGGAGGCTGGGAAGAGCCTGTGCCTCCTCACAACCGGACAGCCTGACTCAACCCACTCAGCAGCCAGCCGCCCTGCGAGGAGGAGGCTGGGCCcttgcccccctcccctgcctccatGCAGCCCACCTGGGTTTTGCTCCCAGCTCCCTGAAACCAGCCCAGCTCCAATCTTACCTTCCCAAGCCTGGAAGAGAGGAGAATGTAAGCAAAACCAAACCTGAGCCTGGAGAGAGCAAGGCCATGGGGAGGATGGAGACCCGGGTGGCAGGTGCTGACCTCAGCCCACGGGCTGGTAGCGAGGGTTTTGGGTGCCGCCGCAGGGTTTGGATGCCACCCAGCTGCCCACCGCCCCGCTCCAGCATTCCCCAGCCGTTGCTATGCCAAACCCTCGCTCCCGTCGGCGTGCACGACAGCATGGCCGTGGGAAGAGCGATGCTGCTCTGTGCACACTCATGTGCACGCTCACATGCACATTCACACACTTCCAGAGCCTTCCTCGGTCAGAGATCTTCCCTGTCCCTCGCACCCAGCCCGGGTCTCCCCCATGAGGTGAGGTGTCCTTCACCAGGGGCCACGCCACTGCAGCCCCACGGCTGGGGGTTCCTGCGTGGGGAGGCTGCGGAACCCCTCCCGCGGGGctacagcctccagggcagcaggagggggcTGCTCTCCCGGCCCCCGGGCAGAGGTGGCCTCTGTCCCCGCCCCGGGACGCTGGTGCGCACACGGGGCAGCCCTTGGgcacggggaggagggggctttCCGCACCCCACCCAGCCCACTGCGCTACCGGGTCACCACCCGCAAGCCTGGGGcaccccacgtccccccacgcCCCGGGTACCCTTCGGGCATCCCCGTATCCCACGGCAACGTGCAGGCTGCGCTGGGCATCCCCGCGGCACCGGTCCCCACTGCGGCACCGGGCGTCCCTGCATCCCCCCGAGCATCCCCGTTTCCCTCTGCGGCCCTGAGCATCCCCGGCTCCCCCGGCCCTTACCGGCAggtgcggggccgcggcgggcacAGCCGGGAGCGGGCAcggaccgccgccgccgccgctccgctctTAAAGGGCCCGGGTGGCGCCGGTGCCGCGGGCACTgcggcggtgcggtgcggtgcgggacCGAGGCCGAGCGGCAAGCGAGGAGGGATGCTCCGGCCCCCGCAACCCGCCGTGCACAGCGGGGCGGCACCGACAGGGCGGGGACGGTGCCACACGCCCCGGTGCCACACCCGCACGGCGGGGGACGACGGCACAGCGCGGAGACGCCTCTCTCTCTGCCCCGGAGCGGCACTGGCCTAGAGGATCGGCCGTGCCCGGTGGGTGCCCGCCCCGTGTGCCCGGTACCCAGTGCTCGCCCTCTGTGCCCGGTGTGTGCCCGgtgcccgcccccgcccccccgcagTGCTCGGCGCTGCACACCCGCCCTCAGCGCtgcgccccctggcggcgcggCTGGAACTGtgctcccgcccccccccctccccgtgccccgtGGTCTcgcctcacacacacacacccaccccccgcACGTTAGTATCGCCCACCGCCGCGTTCTTGCGCATGCGCTCTCCGACGGAAGACGCCCCGAGAGGCTGCGCAGTCAGCAGCCCCCGGGCCGCCCGGCGCATGCGCAGAGCGAGCCGTGCCCCCTGCGCCGGCCGCGGCTGCCGGTACCGGTAgagagcggagcggagcggagcggagcggagcggagcggagcggggcggggggggagggagcgggagggagCGGGCTCCGGGCTCCCCCGCGGCACAGAGTGCACGGGGCCGAGCGTGGGCAGGGTGCGGCGACGCTGCGCGGGCCGGgaccgggaggcggcggcggggggtgtggggctgaACGGGCCCCGGTGGCGGCACCATGAACGCCGCGCAGGGCACGGTGGGCAGCGACCCCGTTATCCTGGCCACGGCCGGCTACGACCACACGGTGCGGTTCTGGCAGGCGCACAGCGGCATCTGCACCCGCACCGTCCAGCACCAGGATTCTGTATCCTTCACCGGGGCCTGGCGgggacaccccctcacccccccccccccggcaccgttAGCTCGGTGTCACCCCCCACGGTTGGAAGCACCCGGTCTCAGGTCCCGGCTACTGCTTCTTCTTACCGACCTTAACGGGCTCCTGCAGCAGGTGAACGCGCTGGAGATCACGCCAGACCGCAGCATGATCGCAGCCGCAGGTGAGCCCGCCCGGCCCCCCCGCCACCCCGGGCACCGGGCACAGGGATGGTGGTCACCCCCTGCCCGGTGGTGTCTGCAGGCTACCAGCACATCCGCATGTACGACCTCAACTCCAACAACCCCAACCCCGTCATTAACTACGACGGCGTGAGCAAGAACATCACCTCCGTGGGCTTCCACGAGGACGGGCGGTGGATGTACACGGGCGGGGAGGACTGCATGGCCAGGATCTGGGACCTGAGGTGGGCAGAGGCCGTGATGTctccccctccagcagcaccccagaGGTGGTGGAGCTGATGGCACGCTCTTAAACACTCTCCTTTCTCACCGTTTTGCTGCAGGTCTCGTAACCTCCAGTGCCAGCGGATTTTCCAGGTGAACGCTCCTATTAACTGCgtctgcctgcaccccaaccaGGTGAGCGCCAGCTCCTCCGTCATTTCCCAGCTCATGCTTTTCCGTGGCTTCTCCAGGTAAACCTGAGGGGCTGCAGAGTTTTGTACTGGCAGATGCAGCCAAAAAATCTGAGGGCTGGCAGGGAAGGGTGGCCTTCCTGGTGGCACAGACCTGCGAGCTCTGGGTGGCATTGCTGGACAAGCAGTGGCCAGCTTTCCACACCCGGGCTGCCCGTTTGCCTGCTCCCTCACCAAGCTGCCGCCGCCAGGAGCTTTGAATCAGTGTGGGAACACAGCCCACGTGTCAACGGAAGCCACCACGACAGACACCAACACTGCTTTGTGCAGTGGAGAAAACCTCCCCGAGCAGCGGCGCCGGGAGCGAGCAGGTACCGCAGGCTCACGTTGTGCCTGCAGCAGGCGTCCATGTCCGCTGAACTCATTTGCCAGCCGGCGTGTTTGTGCTAATTACCTGGTGGCTGTTGCAAAGAGAGGGTGTAGCGGCTGCGCTGAGCCTGTCATCCTGTAGGAGGGGACGCTCCTTTGGGGCCATCTCTGTCCCAAGAACATAACCAAGGGGATGTGATGGGAGTGGAACTGGTGGCACGGGGCGGGCTGGGAATCTTGAGAGTGGCACTGCTGCCAAGAAAAAGCATCTTGGGGCCCGTGGCTCCCGTTACCTTCAGGACTTCAGTCAGATTTGCTGGAGATTCACCAGTCGTTTTAGAAGCTGTTGATAAACAGGGggatggctggggctggggagacgAGGCTGAAAGGGAGCACGGTGCATTAGAGGGGACGGCGGTGAAAATCAATATGTATCATTGCAGAGTTAATAACCCGTCTGGTCCGTTCTGTATTCCCAGTGCTGCAGGGTTTGGTTGCAGACATGGCAACGCAAACCTTTTAAAAAGCTGAGTAATAGAAATGTTTCTTTGTGCATTTGATTTTGCAAGTCCAGCATTTCAGACCAGATTTGAGATCAATTTTTGGCCCAGGCTTTGCCCAAATGCTGCTGATGCTCCTATAGTGCTGGTGCCGTGAGAATGAATTACGTTAAAACAAATACGGTGGTACATACATCTTGGGTGTGATGTGATCACTAACCGAGATGCTGCCGAGTTGCGGGAGAAGTGTTGGTTTGTGAGCAGAACGCAGTAAATGAGTCCAAAGGTGGCAGTATTTATTCAGATAGCTTCATCCCACCGCAAGCCCCTGCTGCAGTGATGCTGATCCAGTTATCTGAGAGATTTCTCACAGCCTGGGTAAAGCCATGACGGCTTTAGCAACTGCACTTATACCTGCTAAGAGGGGGCTAAGGATTGAGGCACCCAGATGCTGCACTGTGCAGTCAGCTAAATGTATTGAGCGATGATTGTCTTCCTCAGAAGCAAGCCTTTGATTACAGGTACAGGATTAGCTGTGCCCGATGACCTGATCTCCTCTAGGGATTCTGCTAAAAATATGGACAGCGCAAGACTGTCGATAAAAGCCCTGATTTTAGTGGAGAGCCGCCAGCATTATcttctgctctgagcagagaaTCGGAGCCAGAAATCCTGCCCTTCAGCTGGCTCTTGTCCTTCCcctgagaaggggagagagagaaaaacccattTAGGCTTGTGTTTTTCAGGTATCTGTACACTCTTGAGTGCTTCAGTTGTTCACTGGCCAACTCGCGTCTTAATGCCCGCTTCTCAGACGTGCTGAAAATAATTTGGCTTCTGTGGAGGTTGTTTGGCGCTGTAGCTGTGCAACGGGTTCTGGAAATCAGGCAGCCGCTGTCTGCTCTGGGGTTTATAAAATTAGTAAACACTTCTGTAAAGGTAAACAGCCTTTTTGCAGAGAGTAATGTGAGATTAGTACTCCGCTTGCTCTCACCGTACAGGAGCGGTCAGCAGGCTGCTGGAGCTCCGAAACAGCCCTGTGCTGGGGAATAATTAGGCAGAACAGGGCCCTGATGCTTAAAACCAGAGCAAGGCTCCATGTGGTGCTACACGGGCACGATCTGGGCATTGgcttggggctgctgctgcttgcgGGGTTCTCCCCAGAGAGATGAGGCTGCTGTTTTCTTGCAGGCAGAGCTAATTGTGGGTGATCAGAGCGGTGCCATTCACATCTGGGACCTGAAGACAGACCACAACGAGCAGCTGATTCCAGAGCCTGAAGTCTCAGTGAATTCGGTTCACATTGACCCTGATGCCAGTTACATGGCGGCTGTCAACAGCTCGGTGAGCTCCGGCGGCTTCAAACGTGGGATGGGATTTAcactgctccagcagctgctgggctaTGCCTTCCATGGGCAGAGGCAGACTGTCTGCACATACCAGCTTCACCCACAGCTTTGCTATGCTGTGGTCAGACATGGACAGTCCGGGCTGCTTTTGGGTGGGTGACCGCCAGCCCGGCCATAGATCCTCCTGTCTCATCACAGGGAAATTGCTACGTGTGGAACCTGACGGGCGGCATTGGAGAGGAGGTGACCCAGCTGATCCCCAAGACCAAGATCCCAGCGCACAACCGCTACGCCCTTCAGTGCAAGTTCAGCCCTGACTCCACGTGAGTGTGTGCCAGCCCCTCACCTGCCTTTCTGGGCAGGCGGAGACCAGCTGGGCCTCCAGCTGTTGGCTGATGCTGGTTCCttgcaggttgcccaggaaggagCGGGACAGGGGACACCGGACTGGGTTGCTGTCAGTGGCATCCCAGCCTCGAGCTCCGTGATTTCAGCGAGCTTTGCAGCCACGAGCTGTTCTTAGCTCGAATTGTTGATCTCTGGGAGCAAAGTGGTGAACTTGGTGTACTCCTTCACCATGTCTGTTCGGCTTGAATCTCAGAGGGCAGATGATATAGGTGTAAAGAAATCTGATTACAATGAACACAGGTCTCCAGTTGATTACTGCTCTCATTAATGAGAGGCCCTTAGGCGTACATCATGACTAATAGGGTTGCCCTTACAACCTTATTCAATTCTCTTCCTTGCAGGCTTTTGGCTACATGTTCTGCAGATCAGACGTGTAAGATCTGGAGGACTTCAAACTTCTCTCTGATGACAGAGCTGAGTATTAAGAGCAATAACCCAGGGGAAACATCCCGGGGCTGGATGTGGGACTGCGCGTTCTCCGGAGACTCCCAGTACATCGTCACAGGTGAGgcactgctgctctcctgcccctggcTCACCGCTTGCTCTGGACTACGCCAGGTCCCCAGCAGCGGGCCTGGACTTAGTGGTTTCTTTAACTGGGACATTGCCAAACCCCCGTGCACCAGCGTGTGCAAGGAGAGAGCACCCAGCTTCGTGCCTGCAGCGCAGTCGACTAACTCCCTTAAGCATTTAGCCTGTGCTGCAATAGGGCATCTCTTTAAACTGGGGGGATCATCTCCTGTGTGCAGTTTATTTCACCTGGCAGCAGCGCTGCCTACAGTACGCAGCGTGATAGTCCCTTCAAAACGTATGTGCTGTCATCTCCACAGTAACTTctcttcaaaataattaaaacctcAGGTAATGCAGAAATGCACTAAGCTTCCGGCTCTGCTCAGCTCCCTTACCCGTCATCAACAGCCCTAATAATGGTGTTGAGCGAAGCAAGAGGAAAGTCTTTCttataatattaaaatacaagTTTAAAGGGTAACACAATATATCCcactcctctcttccctttctgtttcaGCCTCCTCTGATAATTTGGCCAGACTTTGGTGTGTGGAGACAGGAGAAATCAAGAGGGAATACAGTGGCCACCAGAAAGCAGTCGTCTGCCTTGCTTTCAATGACAGCGTGTTGGGATAATGGTCGCGTGTGGGAAGGAAAGGACTTCTGCTTATTTTTCCTTGCCTTGCAGTGGCAAGGACCTTCTCTGGAGCTCTTGTAATGATCCCTCCTCCGATGGAGAGGGCTTGTTCTCTGGCAGAAGCAGCCGCATCTGCTTGGGGTGAGACCAGGCTTCAGCTCCGAGCAGATTGTCACCGAAATGCGTGTGGCCTCTAAGGGAGGCCGCTTGGACAAAAGGGAATGGGAGAGGGAGGCATGATCCCACTGAGGGGAACCGTGTATGGTTCAGCTGGAGGAATCCCTGTGGCATCAGCTGCTGACAGCTTTGTGGTTTTCTTGTAccccaaagtggaaaaaaaaataaaaaatcagcctTTCTAAAAGATGAAAttggctgagcaaagagaggaaaggcagctgttttcttgttttgcaatCCCTTTATTCGAAGTGTATTTCACAGACTGACTTGGAGAGCTACAGTCTTACAAAGCCAACCACCCCCAACAGATTTAATAACCTTGTGTTGGACAGGGCGTGTAGCCGTGAAACACTAGCTACTCCACATGATTCCTCTAGGCCTGGATCTCCTAATACCTACGAACAAGATGCAGCCCTGGAGCGCAGCTGCAAATAAAGTGTCTGTACTGACAGTGCTGAACAGagtcctgttatttttttctaaactgtccTGAACTGCAGCATGAAATCAGCAGGAAGCTTTTTTGCGGGGGGGTATATTGTAGATGTTACCTTCCTTGTTGAAATCAGAGGCTTTTCAGGAATCCAGTTCAAGTATGTAGGGCAGCGAGAGGGCATCCGCAGCTGCCGGACTTACTCAGGGAGGTAATAGAAGCAGATTGACACACAAATGTTGCTGGGAAAACAGATGTCAATGCAAAGGTAGATCAGCCGCTGCTTCCCCGGACCTGCCAAACGAGCAAGGACAGAAGCAGGATGAGAGGAATGCTTTGCAGTCCCTGCAGATAGGAGTCCCTGGGGAGCCAAACAAACGGAAAGCCTCAGGGAATGACCTTTCTCATTAAAGCTGGAGTAAGACAGAACAGAACAAGAGCTCGGCAGGCTGCTTTTGCAGATGAAGGCAAGTATTAAGCCAACAGCATCGCAGGGGGGCTGCTCCCTCGTGGTGTGCTGTGCAATCGGGCTGTGCTGCCTGGAGAAGGGGTGCGGAGCCTTTCCCAGCAGGTTGTGGGTTCAAGCCAGCGCTGGGCAATCGCTGAACAATGGTTTGATTTTGAACTGGAGGTCACCTGTCCTGGGCCTTGGCAGCCCATCCCAGGACGGGCATCAGCTTTTGCACAGCAGAACCTGCTCCTCTTAGATCTACTAGAAACAATCGTGCTTCCCTCTTCTGCAAAGGGGTGCATACTACTTACCCTGCCCTCTCCTGACCCAGAAGATGGATGTCTGCTCGCACAGGGCTTGGACAGCCTCCCCCAAGCTTTTGGGGTCCACTTGTTCCCCCGCCAGAATGCCCAGGAACTCCCTGTAGTACTTGGTCTGGTTATTCTGATGTAGCAGCTGATCGGTCTGAAAGAAACATCCCTGTTAATTCCTCCCGAGGCACTTTGCCCCTCTTagtgctgccctccagccccgcaGACCTGCTCTCGCTCTCAGGGTACCCAAGGAGCAGTCTGTACCCCAGCAGTAAGGGCAGGTTTCTCCCGACGGCTGTCCTGTCCCACCAGGCTGCTGGGATGTTCGctccagccagagcagcctcCCAGGGGCAAGGCCGGAGCACGGACAGCCTGCTTGGGAAGCAGGGGATGCAGTTCCTTCCAGACCCCTCCCTGGGCTACTTTGTCCCCAGGTCTGGAGCTAAAACACCCCATTGTGCCAGGTGTCAACAGCCACAGCCCGCTGGCACCAGTCTGACGCATCCCTGTGTGCTCACTGCCATCGCCACCCCCGGGCTTCGGCTGCATCAGAACCATGGTGACCCatggcagccctgtcccctctccacACACAGTGGCAGAGCCTCCAGCACTAGGTGTGAAGCAAATCAGCATCCTTCAGCCCTGTGGTGGCTTGGACAGGACAAGGCTGAGCTGAGGCTCCTCAATGCCAGGTCCCATTCAATGGCCAACTGGGCTACTGCTTGCCCCGGCACCACCACCTCTTTTACTTCCATTATTGAGGCTCAGAGCAGGGCAAGTGCTTTCTTCTCACATTCCACTTGGTAGCCTGCTCTGATGGGTGCTGTGTTCCTACACTCTTCTGGGTTAAACACTGCCCATTGCTTTCCGGCTGAGTGGCAGTGACAGGCGAGGGACAAGGAGCCCCCAGGAGCCCGGAGGAAATGGAGAGGAGATGGCAGGGGCACAAAAAAAATGGCGCCTTCTGTCTTCTTGAAACAGAATCTGCCCCCTGCCCACGCATCCATTAACATTTTGTTCGGAGGGTCCGTATACGTGGTTTACTCCAACTTTTTCCCCTGTGAATTGCTAACAAAACCCCCTTTGTTTTTTGTTCCCCGGAATTTTGAGCATGTAACAGAATCCAGTGGGAGCGGGTCCTGTGAGAGCCCTGCTATTCACCTCTGTGGGACATatcccccttccccaagccctcAACTCTGCTGTTTCTCACAAGATAAGGTATCGGTAAAACTGGGAGTTGCTGCTCTGAGCTCGCACGTTCTGAGCCCAGCACCGCAAGGCAGAGCTTTGCTCCTACAcagaacatgaacccagcccttcctCAAAAAGACTCTCACAAAACAGGGAGCTGTTGCTGCTACCCTCCGGCTGGGAGAGCCCCTGCCCTCATTTAGCCACACTTGGGATGCTGAGGTACCAGAGTCACTGCTGTGAACACAAACCCATACAGGAAAGGGCCTTCAGCAAGCTGGGACTCCATGCAAAGCCTAATTCATCACCCCAGTCTGTTCAGCCACCCCAGAGAACTCTCCCAGTGGCTGCTCACTGTTTGCTCAGACATGTTGAGAGATGTCTGCAGGGTCTGGAGGTCCCAGGCATCCATCCTCCTCAGGTAGCACACGTGCTGCTCCACGGGCTTGTAGCACACATAGCCCTGCAAGACAGATCATGCCCTGTTACTGCAGGCAGCGACATGCAAAGCTGTCTTTAGAGCCAAAAAAATGGACATTCCTCTTGCCCTGTGTTATCTTTCCTAACTAAAAGTGCAGAGAAAGGCACTAAACAGCTGGTTGATGTTTTTCCTGGTCTAcacctcctgctcccaccccagcagctctTCTTTCAGCAGCACACACATCCCCGCTAGTGAGGCAGGTAATTATCCCAACACACTTACGTTCCTGCTGTCATACAGCACCACGGCTGTGTGGTTACTCTGCGAGGTTATGTAGTAGGTGACGGTGCTCCTGGACTTGTCCACCAAGGCTGTCTGGTTCCTCAGTGGGTCTTGCTGGCCCTGGAGCGTTAGCCGGACGAGCTGCGAGTCAGCCTGGGCaaaaagagagggaagacagCAGCAACCATCATCTGCTCAGCGCTTGTGCGTAGCAACTCCCTGCCAACACCCCCACCCAGCCCCTTCACTGGTCCTTGTTGCTTCTATGAATTATTTAGCAACAGAGAGAAGCAGGCTCTGACCCAAGGGAGGGGGGCAGGTCTGGGAAGCAGATCTCTCTCCATCACACAGGGCTTGGGAAGAGGTGGCGGTGCCTCTCACCCCGAAGGCACCCATcctgcccgggtgctgctggaGGACAGGACAGGGGACACACTACCCTCTGCCACAGCCACCCACCGGGGGAGGCTGGGATCTGCCTCCCTGCCAGCACAGCTCGCTGGCAGCAGGCACGCTCCCCCCTCATCTCGGAGGCCACAGCCACACGTTGGAACGTGCCTGCTTAGCAAAATCCCAGCTTGCGGCTATATTTACAAACTGTGCGCTGAAGTTCCTTTAATTTGAGCACCGGTTTCTGGCAGGCACGTTGCAGGGGTGAGACAGCCACGGCTCCGCTCGCCGCCTGCAGCGCTGCCGGCACCTTCCTGCCCTTCTGCCTGCAACGGGGGTAACCGGCCAAACCCAGCCGTGATCTCAGCCCGTTCCCATCCTCCCAGCACAAATCAGGGCTGTGGGTAGGAGTTTTCCTGCCTGGATTGGGATCCCTTACCTGGGTAGAGCTGGGGGAGAAGCTGAGGACCCCCACAACGCTGATGCCAACAACTGCAAAAAACAAGGCAACGGACAAGATGATCCAGAAGGTCCTGGATGGAGCTGTGGAGTGCGCTGCCACCCTCCTGTCCTGGGAGCCAaggcaaaagaaggaaagaacagGAGTTAAACTTAACCCTTCTGCTGGTTATGCTTCACCATAAAACGCACTTCCCCCTCATGACAAATCGCTGCCAGGGTTGGGATGCAGAACTGCCAGAACATCGCAGCAGCCCCAGAATAATGTCATTTTTATCCCACAGTGATGGAGTTTCAGATCCAACACCCCCGTAACCAGCACTCCCACAGCCGAGCTCTTTCCTCCCGCGGCCCGGGCAGCAGGTGAACACCACACACCCGCCGAggaagggctggagcaggaggatttCTGCAAacaggggctgctgctgtgcttcagcagcaaatcaaattatttttgtttatagcAGAAATCCCCAGGAGAACCATCAGCATTTGAAACAGGCTCCGAGCGGAGTGATCCTGTTTCCTTGCCCCTCCATGTGTttggttgtattttattttcttgataagTTGTTCTCCATGCAGACCACGCTGTTACTTGAAGCAAGAGAGCTTGGCAGTCATGTAGCACTTCTAGTGGCTCGATTAAAATTCACTTTAATTCTTGTATTGAAACAATTCAATTTAACTTAATGgcacacagaaaaacattttttacaaagcagaaaaaatgcgCTTTCAATAGCAGAGATTCAACCACGCTTAAAAAGATAATCTGTTTCTCAATCTTCTGAAGCACAAAGAGAAATTCAATAAAAGCCCAGGGTTGGATTTGCTGCAGCTGCACAAGGAACAGGCTCTTCAAGCCTCTGGGTCAGTTGCTGGTCTTTTTCGGCGACACACAACTTCCAGATATATTTCACTAGAAAAAACAATGAGTCTTAACAAAGTTAAAACTGTGCTTAGCTGAAATCTTATCAATTCAAACGCAATAGAGCCCCAGCCCTACAGCAACGGGCAGGTTTTCAATAGCTAGCGAAATTCCCTCGGGTGGGAAAGGTGCAAATAAAGAAATCCAGCGACTCCTGTGCCTCGGCAGGCTGCAGTTCACGTGTGCTCAGGCATCCCCAGCGGCTCTGCAGTGCAGGTGGGGGCTCTTTGGCATCTCCAACCTGACCACGCTGCCCTGCCCTGTGACACAATCGGTTTATGCCATGTAAGTCCGGGCATTTACAAGAAAATCCAGCTGATGGAATCAGCTGCCATACAAGGAGCTGAAGTGTGGGGTACTGAGGTTGGGGACAGACAACATCTTACCAGGATCTACGGGAATGGCAGGAGCTCAGCCCCTTCGAAAGAGGAATCAAGCAAGCAGAGAGTAGGGACTGTGGGGGGACACTGGAGATACTCACTGCAGGGGCAGCATTGCTGGTGCTGTTCCTACCCTCCATCCTCCACTTCAGGCGAGGACCTcgctcctgcagctctgccgccTGACTACACACGGGCTATGCATGATCCCCGGATCCAGGCACGCCTGGGAAACCTAAGCGTGCATCTGCCAGACGTAAATAGGTGTCCCTGGCAGCCAACGGGCTGCCCAGCCAGAAGATCCTCAACCGAGACCTACAGGAGGGTGAAACCTTAGAGCTGCCacctggggagaggaaaagggaagggggggtaAAGCCCAGGGCTGCCGAGCGATGCTGTCAGTGCCCAGAACCGCTCTTCCTGCTCACCTTGCAGCTGGAGGACAATCAGGGTCCTTGTGTCAGCCCTCCCTGCTGGCAGGGCCGGGTAAGCCTCGTTAAGAGATACAATGAACAGAGAAAAGTGGCAGCCTGCCCTTGTCATCAGTTATTTCTACATTTCAACATGAACTTTGTGCTGCTGGAGctccgtgggctgaactgctgaaCTGTTTATCCTGCAGGCTGCTGCCCTGCAAGCCTTGGCTGCACAGACACGCTTGTGTTCCACCTAGGGACCTCGCTTCGTCCAGATGCCGGGGAAAAGGATCTCCGCTGCAAAGTCATTGCCACAACCTGAGCTGCGCTCATGCTCACACCCGCGTCCTGTGACGAGAAACACCCCACGGGGAACACAGATCCCAGGCCCCCAGACCGTGGTTTTCCTGAGCCATCCAGGAACCCCTGTGAGAGCCTTGTCGTTTTGAGATCTGCCGGCCAGACGTAACCAACTGAATGGAGGCAAGGAAAAGCTCAATGGAATTCCTTCACATcatgaaaacacagctttcagACATTTTCTTATCAAATATGGCCCAGGACTGATCAAACTCAGCCGAGAGGGCAGCTCATCCTGGAGTTTCTCATCATCAAAGCACTAGGAACCCCTCTCCCGGCTCACCCTCTTTCCTTCTGTAAAGTTTAAAATAAGCTATTTCAGTAGAAAATCACCGTCTCATTCCAGCACGCTGCTTCTGTGGGATGTGAACTCAAAACTCTTGA from Numenius arquata chromosome 14, bNumArq3.hap1.1, whole genome shotgun sequence encodes the following:
- the BRICD5 gene encoding BRICHOS domain-containing protein 5, encoding MDNLFPVPVSSYKAYTVTEKYLEVELSLYLGHVEMDIMGLLQDRRVAAHSTAPSRTFWIILSVALFFAVVGISVVGVLSFSPSSTQADSQLVRLTLQGQQDPLRNQTALVDKSRSTVTYYITSQSNHTAVVLYDSRNGYVCYKPVEQHVCYLRRMDAWDLQTLQTSLNMSEQTTDQLLHQNNQTKYYREFLGILAGEQVDPKSLGEAVQALCEQTSIFWVRRGQGPGKQRLIYLCIDICFPSNICVSICFYYLPE
- the MLST8 gene encoding target of rapamycin complex subunit LST8 isoform X3, with product MNAAQGTVGSDPVILATAGYDHTVRFWQAHSGICTRTVQHQDSVNALEITPDRSMIAAAGYQHIRMYDLNSNNPNPVINYDGVSKNITSVGFHEDGRWMYTGGEDCMARIWDLRSRNLQCQRIFQVNAPINCVCLHPNQAELIVGDQSGAIHIWDLKTDHNEQLIPEPEVSVNSVHIDPDASYMAAVNSSGNCYVWNLTGGIGEEVTQLIPKTKIPAHNRYALQCKFSPDSTLLATCSADQTCKIWRTSNFSLMTELSIKSNNPGETSRGWMWDCAFSGDSQYIVTASSDNLARLWCVETGEIKREYSGHQKAVVCLAFNDSVLG
- the MLST8 gene encoding target of rapamycin complex subunit LST8 isoform X2, with product MNAAQGTVGSDPVILATAGYDHTVRFWQAHSGICTRTVQHQDSQVNALEITPDRSMIAAAGYQHIRMYDLNSNNPNPVINYDGVSKNITSVGFHEDGRWMYTGGEDCMARIWDLRSRNLQCQRIFQVNAPINCVCLHPNQAELIVGDQSGAIHIWDLKTDHNEQLIPEPEVSVNSVHIDPDASYMAAVNSSGNCYVWNLTGGIGEEVTQLIPKTKIPAHNRYALQCKFSPDSTLLATCSADQTCKIWRTSNFSLMTELSIKSNNPGETSRGWMWDCAFSGDSQYIVTASSDNLARLWCVETGEIKREYSGHQKAVVCLAFNDSVLG
- the MLST8 gene encoding target of rapamycin complex subunit LST8 isoform X1; protein product: MNAAQGTVGSDPVILATAGYDHTVRFWQAHSGICTRTVQHQDSQVNALEITPDRSMIAAAGEPVSAGYQHIRMYDLNSNNPNPVINYDGVSKNITSVGFHEDGRWMYTGGEDCMARIWDLRSRNLQCQRIFQVNAPINCVCLHPNQAELIVGDQSGAIHIWDLKTDHNEQLIPEPEVSVNSVHIDPDASYMAAVNSSGNCYVWNLTGGIGEEVTQLIPKTKIPAHNRYALQCKFSPDSTLLATCSADQTCKIWRTSNFSLMTELSIKSNNPGETSRGWMWDCAFSGDSQYIVTASSDNLARLWCVETGEIKREYSGHQKAVVCLAFNDSVLG